CCGCTTCAGCTCGTCGGCGCTCCCCTCGGCGGCGATCCTGCCGTCGTTCAGCACCGCGATGCGGTCGGCGAGTTCGTCGGCCTCCTCCAGGTACTGGGTGGTGAGGAAGACGGTGACGCCGTCGGAGACGAGTTCGCGGATGATCCGCCACATGTTGTGGCGGCTGCGCGGGTCGAGGCCGGTGGTCGGTTCGTCGAGGAAGATGATCCGCGGTCCGCCGACGAGGGTCATGGCGATGTCGAGGCGGCGCCTCATGCCGCCGGAGTAGCTCTGGGCGGGCTTCCTCGCGGCGTCGACGAGGTCGAACCGCTCCAGCAGCTCGGCGGTGACCCGCCGCCCCTCGCGCTTGGACAGGTGGTGCAGGTCCGCCATCAGGAGCATGTTCTCCTCCCCGGTGATCAGTCCGTCGACGGCGGAGAACTGCCCGGTGACGCCGATCGCGGCCCGCACGCCGTCCGGTGACGTGGCGACGTCGTGGCCCGCGACCTGGGCCTGACCGCCGTCGGCGGCGATGAGCGTGGAGAGGATCTTCACGGCGGTGGTCTTGCCGGCACCGTTCGGCCCGAGCAGCGCGAACACGGAACCGGCCGGGATGTGCAGGTCGATGCCGTCGAGGACGGTCTTGTCGCCGTACGACTTGCGCAGGCCGACGGCGCGGACCGCGGGCCCGGTGGTCGGCGAGGGGCGACCGCCCGGTCGGCTTGAGGTGGGCATGACAGAAGAAGGCATGGGCCCTCCCGTTCGGAAGGTGGAAGTGGCGTGGAAGGTGGTGCGGGAAAGTGGTGCGGGGAGCCGCCCCGGGGCGTGCGCGGAGGGCGGTTCGTCCGGGTCAGGGCTTGGCGCGGCGGACGTCGACGTTGCCGTACCGGGTGCGGGCGCGGACCTTGACGGTGTCCTCGCTCTCCTCCGGGGTCTCGGACGCGGTGAGCGTGTTGCGCACCTGCCCGGAGCCCGAGCGGACGTCGAGCCAGGCGGCCGTGCCCGCGCGCACGCCCACCTCGATGGAGCCGTAGGAGGTCTCCAGCTGGACCGTCCCGCGCGCCACTTCGTCCACGCGCAGGGTGCCGTGGGCGGTGGTGGCGGTGACCGAGTCCTCGGCGCGCCGGATCTCGATGTCGCCGTTGGCGCCGCTCACCCGCAGTTCGCCGGTCGCGGCGCCGACGGTCGTGGTGCCGTGCGAGTTCTTCAGGACGGCGGGACCGTCGACGAGGCCGACGCGCAGGCTGCCGGAGCTGGTGGTGATCTCGGCCGCCCCCTCGACCCGGTCCACGGTGATCGATCCGTGCGACGCGGTCAGCCGCAGCGGGCCGGTCGCGTCGAAGCGGACATCGCCGGAGGACGTCTTCACGTGGACCTCGCCGAGCCGGCCCTCGCCCAGCACCTGGGTCCAGGCGCCGGTCACGTCGAGGTGCGAGCCCTCGGGCAGCTCGACCGCCACGTCGACGGTGCCGGTGCGGCCGAACAGGCCGGACTTGGGCGTCCTGACGGTCAGTGCGCCGTTCGCGTACGTCACCTCGGTCTGGTCGGCCGCCCGTACGTCCGGCTCCCGCTTCGGGTCGCGGGGCCGTACCTCGACGACGGTGTCGAGACGGTCGCCCGCGGTGAACACGAGGGAACCGGCCTCGACGTGCGCCGTGGCCGTGATCGCTTCGGGGGTGTCGAAAGAAGGCATGGCTGTCCCGTCCTCCTGGGTCTTCGGAAACGTCCCTGCGGGTGGGACGTGTGTGAGTGAAGTGGTGCGGGAGGGTGCGGTCAGCGCACCCAGCCCGTGAAGCTCTGTCCGAGGGTCTGGGCCCTCTGCGTCGTACGCGGCCCGGTGCCGGCGTCGACCGCGGCCGACACGGCGCGCACCAGCCACGCGTTGAGGGACAGGCCCTCGCGTGTCGCGGCCTCCTCGGCGCGTGCCTTGAGGTGGGCCGGCAGCCGCAGGTTGACCCGGGCGGTACCGCCCTCGTCGCCGTCGGCCGGGGCCGCGCCGGTGGGCGGTTCGACGGAGGTCGCCGGTTCCGCGGGCGCGCCACCGTCGCTGGGCGGCGGCGTCACCACGAAGTCGGGGTCGAGACCGCGCAGCCGTACGTCGACCGAGCCGGGGGCGAGCTCACGGGTGATCTCGTCCATCGCGGCGGAGAGCACGTTCAGCAGGGTCAGCCGGGTCGCCGACTCCAGGGGCGCGGTGAGCCGCTCCGCCAGCGCGCGGGCTTCGTCCCCGCCGGCTTCGGCGGCCACCGCGAGCTCACGGCGGAGGGTGTCGACATACGGGGTGAGGTCCATAACGCCATCATGGCATCACTATGGCGCCATGCGCAAGGCGTGGTGGCGCGCCGCGCGGCCGTCGGGCGGCCGCATGCCCGCTGATCAGGGGAAACGAGGTGGCTCCCTGCTGGCCAATGGTGGCACCACGCATGCGACGACGTCTCCAGGCTGGCTGGTTGGCGCCGGATGGCACTGCGGTGGCGTCACGTGGCGCCATACGGCGTCAGGTGGCGCCCCTGTGGCGCCGGGTGCCCCGACGTGAAGGAGGAGGCGGGCATCACCCGCCTCCTTCTTCTTCTCCTTCTTCGGCCTTCCGTGTCATCCGCCGCCCGCCCGACCCCCGCCCCGCGGAGGCGGAGCCTCCCGGCGAGGCGGGGGCGGCGCGGCGCCCTGCGGTGTGATCAGCCCAGGGGCAGGGTCAGGACCGCCGGGCTGCCGTCGGGCGAGCTGATCGTCGTGGTGCTGCCGTCGACGCTCGCGTCCGAGTAGAGCGGGTCCTTGCTGGTGACGACCAGCATCAGCCGGTGGTCCCCGGGCAGGTCGTAACCGGCGGCCTGCAGTCGCCAGGTGGCATTGAGGTCCTGGCCGGGGACCAGGTCGGTGAGGGTGAGCGGCTCGTGGGTGATGATGCGGGCGGTGTCGTCGGGGTGGACGTCGAACAGGTAGGCCACCAGGGTCGTGGCGGGGGCCGTGCTGCGGACGGTGAGGGTCAGTTCGGGGATGCCCCGGATCCGGCGCGCCGCGCCGCCCCGGCCGTCCGCCGCGAGGGGACCGCTGGTCCAGACGGCGAGGTTCTGGCGGTCGAACTTGTCCGTGACGTACGTCTTCGGGGTGCCGTTCCACTCGGCCTGGCCGGTCGTCATGAGGGCGTCCACCGCGACGGCCTCCGTCGGCTGCCCGGCGGTGAACTCCCGCTCCCAGCCCGTCTCGGCCTCACCGGCCAGACCACCGTCACGATCCTCCGTGGCGGCGGCCGTGAGGTACCACCGTTCGGTGGAGGCGGTGACGGCGCCCCAGGACGGCCTGGACTCACGGGCGGCCGGGGTGACGATCTCGTTCTTCCCGGACTGCGGATCCGTCCGCGTCTCGTACGTGAACATGATCTGGCTGCTCACCGCGGACCAGGTGGGCACGTCGTTGTCGATGTCGCGCACGTGGTGGTCCAGCCAGGCGAGCGCCTCCTCGACCGGTGCGTTCGGCGCGCTGGACGGGATGGTCAGGCCGGCGCCCTCGGGTGCGGCGTGGTCGCCGATCCACAGGTTCAGCCGCTTGGGCACGGTCAGGGCGTCGAAGTGCTCGACGACCTGGTTGACCGGGAACAGCGTCTCGTGCCAGGTGTTGG
This portion of the Streptomyces changanensis genome encodes:
- a CDS encoding ATP-binding cassette domain-containing protein, encoding MPTSSRPGGRPSPTTGPAVRAVGLRKSYGDKTVLDGIDLHIPAGSVFALLGPNGAGKTTAVKILSTLIAADGGQAQVAGHDVATSPDGVRAAIGVTGQFSAVDGLITGEENMLLMADLHHLSKREGRRVTAELLERFDLVDAARKPAQSYSGGMRRRLDIAMTLVGGPRIIFLDEPTTGLDPRSRHNMWRIIRELVSDGVTVFLTTQYLEEADELADRIAVLNDGRIAAEGSADELKRLIPGGHVRLRFTDPSAYRHAAVTLREATTARAPGSAPGAAVDDEALALQIPSDGSQRELRSLLDWLDSAGIEADELTVHTPDLDDVFFALTGSTVPHQPRKDVR
- a CDS encoding DUF4097 family beta strand repeat-containing protein, translating into MPSFDTPEAITATAHVEAGSLVFTAGDRLDTVVEVRPRDPKREPDVRAADQTEVTYANGALTVRTPKSGLFGRTGTVDVAVELPEGSHLDVTGAWTQVLGEGRLGEVHVKTSSGDVRFDATGPLRLTASHGSITVDRVEGAAEITTSSGSLRVGLVDGPAVLKNSHGTTTVGAATGELRVSGANGDIEIRRAEDSVTATTAHGTLRVDEVARGTVQLETSYGSIEVGVRAGTAAWLDVRSGSGQVRNTLTASETPEESEDTVKVRARTRYGNVDVRRAKP
- a CDS encoding toxin-antitoxin system HicB family antitoxin encodes the protein MDLTPYVDTLRRELAVAAEAGGDEARALAERLTAPLESATRLTLLNVLSAAMDEITRELAPGSVDVRLRGLDPDFVVTPPPSDGGAPAEPATSVEPPTGAAPADGDEGGTARVNLRLPAHLKARAEEAATREGLSLNAWLVRAVSAAVDAGTGPRTTQRAQTLGQSFTGWVR
- a CDS encoding alpha/beta fold hydrolase, with translation MSNPHDDGVSTFTAAQLSRIAQHGIYTSPTSIDPAAAHLAEALIATLDGTAEQPALPPDLRELTERARQAATFSFPHITARDGVRLSACMIRLRTDEPRPVVIVPSGWTPFGWGLFVYTYLQLALRGYHVLAYTPRGLGLTMAVPGRGYVDGPFTSGGTIDVAGPADWADGSTVIDYARQHLAPHRIAFMGESYGSGISQLVAAKDPDGRVDAVVALSTWGDLATSLHHGDTRHLAAVAALINFTGGPVERKFDADTRQILDDFQAGRNLDAVVRWGKERSPASYVGTTNTRDIPTFLSNTWHETLFPVNQVVEHFDALTVPKRLNLWIGDHAAPEGAGLTIPSSAPNAPVEEALAWLDHHVRDIDNDVPTWSAVSSQIMFTYETRTDPQSGKNEIVTPAARESRPSWGAVTASTERWYLTAAATEDRDGGLAGEAETGWEREFTAGQPTEAVAVDALMTTGQAEWNGTPKTYVTDKFDRQNLAVWTSGPLAADGRGGAARRIRGIPELTLTVRSTAPATTLVAYLFDVHPDDTARIITHEPLTLTDLVPGQDLNATWRLQAAGYDLPGDHRLMLVVTSKDPLYSDASVDGSTTTISSPDGSPAVLTLPLG